The Cydia amplana chromosome 19, ilCydAmpl1.1, whole genome shotgun sequence genome includes a window with the following:
- the LOC134656767 gene encoding uncharacterized protein LOC134656767 isoform X1 yields the protein MSLKAYEDACIRAELFGQPKPDKDEFLEKHKHLDIVEFEEVDIKTTITENTAMLDENIQQTGGGLNELNSILNSTQTKINRLKGVCGSLTNFFRVKLSAKDNLSYSSEQSYVGQTNYDKDSVPARTELGSINQDLGPGDNEMTARAGNSQDGGNLNNALDDLKTMQKNDTTAAAFKEAGEKMTGQTNKLESLLEKAERAQSSMSHQNKQMRSFLR from the exons ATGTCGTTAAAGGCATATGAAGATGCGTGTATTCGGGCGGAACTGTTTGGGCAGCCCAAGCCTGACAAAGATGAGTTTTTAGAAAAACATAAACACTTGGATATAGTGGAATTTGAAGAAGTGGATATCAAGACCACCATCACGgag aatacgGCTATGCTAGATGAAAATATCCAGCAAACTGGTGGTGGTCTCAACGAGTTAAATTCTATTTTAAATTCTACGCAAACGAAAATTAATCGACTGAAG GGCGTCTGCGGCAGCTTAACAAACTTCTTCCGCGTTAAACTATCAGCGAAAGACAACTTATCTTACTCCAGCGAACAGAGTTACGTCGGCCAAACAAACTACGACAAAGATTCTGTCCCAGCCAGGACTGAGCTTGGCTCTATAAACCAAGACCTTGGTCCCGGTGACAACGAGATGACGGCGCGCGCGGGAAATTCCCAAGATGGCGGCAATTTAAACAATGCGTTAGACGATTTGAAAACGATGCAGAAAAACGACACTACGGCCGCGGCTTTCAAGGAAGCGGGTGAGAAAATGACGGGTCAAACTAACAAACTTGAGAGTTTACTTGAAAAAGCTGAAAGAGCGCAGAGCTCTATGTCCCATCAGAATAAGCAAATGAGGTCGTTTCTACGATAG
- the LOC134656767 gene encoding uncharacterized protein LOC134656767 isoform X2: MSLKAYEDACIRAELFGQPKPDKDEFLEKHKHLDIVEFEEVDIKTTITENTAMLDENIQQTGGGLNELNSILNSTQTKINRLKGVCGSLTNFFRVKLSAKDNLSYSSEQSYVGQTNYDKDSVPARTELGSINQDLGPGDNEMTARAGNSQDGGNLNNALDDLKTMQKNDTTAAAFKEAGAMVKGLFSRESLR, encoded by the exons ATGTCGTTAAAGGCATATGAAGATGCGTGTATTCGGGCGGAACTGTTTGGGCAGCCCAAGCCTGACAAAGATGAGTTTTTAGAAAAACATAAACACTTGGATATAGTGGAATTTGAAGAAGTGGATATCAAGACCACCATCACGgag aatacgGCTATGCTAGATGAAAATATCCAGCAAACTGGTGGTGGTCTCAACGAGTTAAATTCTATTTTAAATTCTACGCAAACGAAAATTAATCGACTGAAG GGCGTCTGCGGCAGCTTAACAAACTTCTTCCGCGTTAAACTATCAGCGAAAGACAACTTATCTTACTCCAGCGAACAGAGTTACGTCGGCCAAACAAACTACGACAAAGATTCTGTCCCAGCCAGGACTGAGCTTGGCTCTATAAACCAAGACCTTGGTCCCGGTGACAACGAGATGACGGCGCGCGCGGGAAATTCCCAAGATGGCGGCAATTTAAACAATGCGTTAGACGATTTGAAAACGATGCAGAAAAACGACACTACGGCCGCGGCTTTCAAGGAAGCGG GGGCTATGGTGAAGGGCCTCTTCAGTCGAGAGTCCCTCCGATGA